The stretch of DNA ATTGCAATGCGGTCCCGCCGCCGGAAGAATCGAGGAGCTAATCGCTTGGACTTCCAGCGACAACGTGAAAGTGATGGAAGAACGGCGTTGCATTACGATTTGGGGATTACCGGAAAGCGGACGCGCCATCGACTTCGATCTTACCTTTGCGGCGACGGAAGGCGACGTCAAATTCGGCGATACGAAAGAAGGCGGATTGATCTCTCTGCGCGTGTCGGAAATCATGAGAGTCGATAGCAAAAAAGGGGGCGTCATCGTCAACGCCAACGGCGACGAAAGCCATTATGACGCCGCCTCCGGCAAGGCCGCCGATCGCGCGTGGGGCAAGGCGGCGCCCTGGTGCGACTATAGCGGACCAGTGAATGGAGAGACGGCGGGATTGACGATTATGGATTATCCCGAAAATCCCTTTTATCCCACCTATTACCATGTCCGCACTTACGGCCTGTTCACCGCCAATCCATTCGGGCTGAGCCACTTCATCAGTAAAATCCATGACGGCAGCCGCACGCTGCGGGCGGGAGAAACCTGGCGATGCCGTTACCGCGTCTATATCCACCAAGGCGATATGGAATCGGGCAAAGTGAAAGAAGCCTACGCCAATTACGCCGACGGTCCCCAAGCGATTCTTATCAAAGGATAAATTCCATCCTCTTTCAAACTTGCCCGTGGGCTTGGACGTTAATAAAAGTAAGCCATAATGGCAGGGGCAGGCGCTTCGCCTGCCCCTGAATTGTTACGCGAAGAAGTAATGCCTATTCCTATTCTGCTTGTCGCGTATAGTTCCCCTCGCTCTCTGGGAGAGGGTATAGGGTGAGGGTATATCGGCTTAATTCTATCAACCCTCACCTAGCCTCTCCCAATCTTGGGAGAGGGATTTGAAAAGCAACATACTCAAAGATGATTTGTATATAACCAACCCGTACAAGAACGGAATTCTCTGATCCCGTGTTCGATATCATTATCGTCAATTACAATTGCTCGTCCCATTTGACAGCTTTGCTGAAATCGCTGACGCAAACGGAGTGCGCGACGCAAACGCGGCGAGGAAATTACTCCGTTACCGTAGTGGACAATCATTCGCCGGACGGCAGCGCGGGTTTGGTGGAAGCCCAGTTTCCCTATGTCAACCTCATCGCTCGTCCCAGCAACGACGGCTACGCGGCGGCAGTGAATGAGGGCATCGCTTCCACGCGGCATCGGGAAATCCTTCTCCTCAACAGCGATATCCTGATTGCTCCCGCCCAAGTTTCGGCGCTGGTGCGGATTTGGGAAAGGTTGGATTTTCCCGGAATCCTGGCGCCGCTGCATTTGGAAGAGGACGGCTTCCCGCAACTGACGTGGGGTTCCTTTCCGGTCATGGCGGCGGAGAAGCGCCGCCAGCGCTTGGACAGGGCGCTCGCCGAACGCCGGTTGTGGGCCAAAAAAGAGATCATGGCGGAGTGCTGCCGCACTCGCGAAGTGGATTGGGTTTCCGGCTCGTGCATGTTCTTTTCCCGCGCCGCGGCGGAAACCATCGGGCCGTGGGATCAGAATTTCTTTCTGTATTTCGAAGATATCGACTGGTGTCTGCGCGCCAAGGATTTGGGCTTAAAAATTTACCATACTTCGGAAGCTCATGCGCAGCACGCTCACGGCGCCAGCGTGGAGAAAGACCCTGAGGCGGCGGAGATCGAATACCGCCGCAGCCAATGCTATTTCACAAAAAAACATTTCGGCGGCTTCCGGCTGCTGCAAGTCCGGCTTTATCTCACTCTGAAGATGATGGGCCGCTGGCTATGGGGGCGGAGATCCGGATTCGACCGGGGGACGTCATGGGAAATCTTCCGGGAGATATGGAGAAAACCCGGAATCTGAAGCCGGGGCGGTCTTATGCCTATCACCTTTGAATTTGCCGCCTTTTTATAATTCCTCTCCCAAGATTGGGAGAGGTTAGGTGAGGGTTGATATTAGTAACTTATTATCCCCTCACTCTAACCCTCTCCCAGAGGGCGAGGAATTGAAATCGGCGTGATATGGTCTTATGCCCTTCGACGAATCGCTCCATATTCTCCATATCGTCGCGTCACTGCGCGGCGGCGCGGCGCAGCACGTCTTGCATCTCTGCCGCGAGTTGCGCCGCCAAGGCCATGCCTGCGCCATCGCCGCGCCCGCCGATAACGATAGCGTCCAGCGAATCATAGAATCGGAAGCAATCCCCTTTCACGATATCGCTATCGATTCCTCCTGGTTTTGGAAAAAAACGGCGGAACTGAAATCGTTCATAACGATGCCGGGATTCACGCATATTCATGCGCATGGGATGCGCGCCGCCTTTTGGGCGCGTTTGGCGCGCATGACGGCGCCGCTTGCGCCGCCGTTGATTTACACCGTGCACGGCTACCATCCGCCGCACTATCCCAACGCCGCCTCGCGCCTGGCGGTTCATTTCGCGGAATGGTTGTTGCTGCCGCAGACGGCGGCCTATATCTGCGTCTCCTGCGGCGTCAAGGAATCGCTGCTCCACGCTTTACCTCAGGCG from Candidatus Omnitrophota bacterium encodes:
- a CDS encoding glycosyltransferase family 2 protein, giving the protein MFDIIIVNYNCSSHLTALLKSLTQTECATQTRRGNYSVTVVDNHSPDGSAGLVEAQFPYVNLIARPSNDGYAAAVNEGIASTRHREILLLNSDILIAPAQVSALVRIWERLDFPGILAPLHLEEDGFPQLTWGSFPVMAAEKRRQRLDRALAERRLWAKKEIMAECCRTREVDWVSGSCMFFSRAAAETIGPWDQNFFLYFEDIDWCLRAKDLGLKIYHTSEAHAQHAHGASVEKDPEAAEIEYRRSQCYFTKKHFGGFRLLQVRLYLTLKMMGRWLWGRRSGFDRGTSWEIFREIWRKPGI